A genomic region of Phragmites australis chromosome 2, lpPhrAust1.1, whole genome shotgun sequence contains the following coding sequences:
- the LOC133907427 gene encoding uncharacterized protein LOC133907427: MLPRLPVRLAGAGAAVLPRVLRGLCTTAAPSKPPLEPLSPSDLDTISALLPRLLSAGHVPAAGRLLSAAILLPDTLERLPLPSLAAHLASLPTLSPAFALLTALRHHPARPSPLPLAAPLLDRLLSLRRARDAASVLRWLCRPDSPRRPDAATYAAAVAGFCRLEDPKGALTALREMAADGVQTSRELRDAVRDVMLQDARIEEAWALEEAMRRPENGKVVELIDNLLEEWEP, translated from the coding sequence ATGCTACCGCGCCTGCCGGTCCGCCTCGCCGGCGCGGGCGCCGCGGTCCTCCCGCGCGTCCTTCGCGGCCTCTGCACCACCGCTGCACCATCCAAGCCCCCGCTGGAACCGCTCTCCCCGTCCGACCTCGACACCATCTCCGCGCTCCTCCCGCGCCTCCTCTCCGCAGGCCAcgtccccgccgccggccgcctcctctccgccgCGATCCTCCTCCCGGACACCCTGGAGcgcctccctctcccctccctcGCCGCCCACCTCGCCTCCCTCCCGACCCTCTCCCCGGCCTTCGCGCTCCTCACCGCGCTCCGCCACCACCCGGCCCGCCCCTCGCCGCTCCCGCTCGCCGCGCCGCTGCTGGaccgcctcctctccctccgccGCGCCCGTGACGCTGCGTCCGTGTTGCGCTGGCTCTGCCGCCCGGACTCCCCGCGGCGGCCCGACGCCGCCACctacgccgccgccgttgcGGGGTTCTGCCGCCTCGAGGACCCCAAGGGAGCGCTCACCGCACTCCGGGAGATGGCTGCGGACGGGGTCCAGACGTCGCGGGAGCTGCGTGATGCAGTGCGGGACGTTATGCTGCAGGACGCGAGGATTGAGGAAGCGTGGGCGCTGGAGGAGGCGATGCGGCGGCCGGAGAACGGCAAGGTGGTGGAGCTGATTGACAACCTTCTTGAGGAGTGGGAACCCTGA